One segment of Setaria viridis chromosome 4, Setaria_viridis_v4.0, whole genome shotgun sequence DNA contains the following:
- the LOC117851430 gene encoding gibberellin 2-beta-dioxygenase 8 has product MAVESSETPCPPFPLIGDEDDVGGHENQAAAEVPQGEALELPTVDLEAPGPALDAACRGLGIFRLANHGVPADLTARLFALARDLLGRTPFPEKKAQPGYFWGTPEEPSRRVRPRDVNWIEGYHVHLAQPRPIAVGPPPPSDDDPALGDLVAEYADHMARVARRLFDAIAEALCLDADRTASYINEHGGYLRVHRYPRCPEPGHHGIQAHTDSTTLSIINQDAASGGSGGLQVHHDGAWRDLAAPGVPDDGALLVNLGDMAKAISADAYRSVPHRVVASMGDDERLSLCYFAFPRDDAVVSCDGSRYRPFTVPEFRAQVQADLKAIGSKVGLERFLRH; this is encoded by the coding sequence ATGGCGGTGGAATCATCGGAGACGCCGTGCCCGCCGTTCCCTCTCATCGGGGACGAGGACGACGTCGGAGGGCACGAGAaccaggccgccgccgaggtTCCGCAAGGCGAGGCGCTCGAGCTCCCGACGGTGGACCTggaggcgccggggccggcgctGGACGCGGCGTGCCGGGGCCTCGGCATCTTCCGCCTCGCCAACCACGGCGTGCCCGCGGACCTCACCGCGCGCCTCTTCGCGCTGGCGCGCGACCTGCTCGGCCGCACGCCGTTCCCGGAGAAGAAGGCCCAGCCCGGCTACTTCTGGGGCACGCCGGAGGAGCCCTCACGGCGCGTCCGCCCCAGGGACGTCAACTGGATCGagggctaccacgtccaccttGCCCAGCCGCGGCCCATCGCCGTCggccccccgccgccctccgacGATGACCCGGCGCTCGGGGACCTCGTGGCCGAGTACGCCGACCACATGGCGCGCGTCGCGCGGAGGCTGTTCGACGCGATCGCCGAGGCGCTGTGCCTCGACGCGGACCGGACGGCGAGCTACATCAACGAGCACGGCGGGTACCTGCGGGTGCACCGGTACCCGCGGTGCCCGGAGCCAGGCCACCACGGGATCCAGGCCCACACCGACAGCACCACGCTCTCCATCATCAACCAAGACGccgcctccggcggcagcggcggcctgcAGGTGCACCACGACGGCGCGTGGCGCGACCTCGCCGCGCCGGGGGTACCCGACGACGGCGCGCTGCTGGTCAACCTGGGCGACATGGCCAAGGCCATCAGCGCCGACGCGTACCGGAGCGTGCCGCACCGGGTGGTGGCGAGCATGGGAGACGACGAGAGGCTGTCGCTCTGCTACTTCGCGTTCCCGCGAGACGACGCCGTCGTCAGCTGCGACGGTAGCAGGTACCGTCCCTTCACCGTCCCTGAGTTCCGGGCGCAGGTGCAGGCCGACCTCAAGGCCATTGGGTCCAAGGTCGGCCTCGAACGCTTCCTTCGCCATTGA
- the LOC117851429 gene encoding gibberellin 2-beta-dioxygenase 8 has translation MTNQSTRREASAPADGSDLPAPAPTSSLMLIASTSSSPHLNPCLPLLLCGSFLVSSPLATDRSWRVQLSFSLGSEKVVVRPTEGAIEMAAAMADPSCPPFPLLAEEGHHEQHEHQEVPHGGELEVPMVDLQAPGEALAAACRRLGVFRLANHGVPGDLSARLFALARDLLGRAPFLDKQAQPGYFWGTPALSSLRVRDVNWVEGFHVALAGQQQHRPVTAAAAPPPSDDLAAALRDLAREYGAHMARVARALFDALAAALGLGSEQSSAYLAERDGFLRVYRYPPCPEPGHLGMEAHTDSSVLSVINQDLVGGLQVLHDGAWRDVAPAGRGDAGTLLVNLGDMARAISGDAWRSVRHRVAASRAAERLSLCYFAFPRDDAVITCAGGSRYRPFTYAEFREQVQADIKATGSKVGLERFLRH, from the coding sequence ATGACCAATCAGTCCACGAGAAGAGAAGCGAGTGCACCAGCTGACGGATCTGATCTACCTGCCCCTGCTCCAACAAGTAGCCTGATGCTGATTGCCTCCACCTCGTCCTCTCCTCATCTGAATCCTTGCCTGCCTCTGCTGCTCTGCGGCAGCTTCCTTGTCTCCTCTCCTCTCGCCACCGATCGATCCTGGAGAGTCCAGTTAAGCTTCAGCCTAGGATCGGAGAAGGTTGTAGTCAGACCGACGGAGGGCGCGATCgagatggcggcggccatggcggatcCGTCGTGCCCGCCGTTCCCTCTCCTGGCGGAGGAGGGACATCACGAGCAACACGAGCATCAGGAGGTGCCGCACGGAGGAGAGCTGGAGGTCCCGATGGTGGACCTGCAGGCGCCGGgggaggcgctggcggcggcgtgccggcgcCTCGGCGTCTTCCGGCTCGCCAACCACGGCGTCCCGGGGGACCTCTCGGCGCGCCTCTTCGCGCTGGCACGGGACCTCCTGGGCCGCGCGCCGTTCCTCGACAAGCAGGCCCAGCCCGGCTACTTCTGGGGCACGCCGGCGCTCTCCTCGCTCCGCGTCCGCGACGTCAACTGGGTCGAGGGCTTCCACGTCGCGCTGGcgggccagcagcagcaccggcccgtcaccgccgccgccgccccgccgccctccgacgacctcgccgccgcgctgcgggACCTCGCGCGCGAGTACGGCGCGCACATGGCGCGGGTGGCGCGGGCGCTGTtcgacgccctcgccgccgcgctgggcCTCGGCAGTGAGCAGTCGTCGGCCTACCTCGCCGAGCGCGACGGGTTCCTGCGGGTGTACCGGTACCCTCCCTGCCCGGAGCCCGGGCACCTTGGGATGGAGGCCCACACCGACAGCTCCGTGCTCTCCGTCATCAACCAGGACCTCGTCGGGGGCCTGCAGGTGCTCCACGACGGCGCGTGGCGCGACGTCGCGCCGGCGGGACGCGGCGACGCCGGCACGCTGCTGGTCAACCTGGGCGACATGGCGCGGGCGATCAGCGGCGACGCCTGGCGGAGCGTGCGGCACCGGGTGGCGGCCAGCCGGGCGGCGGAGAGGCTGTCGCTGTGCTACTTCGCGTTCCCGCGCGACGACGCCGTCATCACctgcgccggcggcagcaggtACAGGCCCTTCACCTACGCCGAGTTCCGCGAGCAGGTGCAGGCCGACATCAAGGCCACCGGGTCCAAGGTCGGCCTCGAGCGCTTCCTTCGCCATTGA
- the LOC117851431 gene encoding uncharacterized protein, with the protein MADVLVGSERRVLISGYGLPAQAPPPPESLLGRLDQIDLRLRQLEEQRRPAPAADDDGRRAQPHQVHHHHTKSLPSALQHQHVQVRGTLMDRLNLLESRIRQLSCELDLDIGGKAGGYAAAAAQLGMMGGSSSVAAPPAVEDPAWSDTAPMLEPCRDPAAAVMSSAPATKSAAAAADGSWSAVEILQRGARQLHRSKSSATNKVKNLKEAKCACQKEKRKAERVRTGRRWFPVGC; encoded by the exons ATGGCCGACGTGCTGGTGGGCTCCGAGCGCCGCGTCCTCATCAGCGGCTACGGCCTCCCCGCGcaggccccgccgccacccgagagCCTGCTCGGCCGCCTCGACCAGATCGACCTCCGG TTGCGGCAGCTGGAGGAGcagcgccgcccggcccccgccgccgacgacgacggccgccgtGCGCAACCGCACCAGGttcaccaccaccacaccaaGTCCCTGCCGTCGGCGCTGCAGCACCAGCACGTGCAGGTGCGGGGCACGCTCATGGACCGCCTCAACCTGCTCGAGTCGCGCATCAGGCAGCTCAGCTGCGAGCTCGACCTCGACATCGGCGGCAAGGCCGGGggctacgccgccgccgccgcccagctgGGGATGATGGGGGGCTCCTCGtccgtggcggcgccgccggcagtCGAGGACCCCGCGTGGTCCGACACCGCGCCGATGCTGGAGCCCTGCAGGgacccagcggcggcggtgatgtcGTCCGCGCCAGCCACcaagtcggcggcggcggcggcggacgggagctGGAGCGCCGTGGAGATCCTGCAGAGGGGCGCGCGCCAGCTTCACCGAAGCAAATCCAGCGCAACGAACAAG GTGAAGAATCTGAAGGAGGCGAAATGTGCATGtcagaaggagaagaggaaggcggAACGCGTCAGGACAGGCAGGAGGTGGTTCCCGGTCGGATGCTAA
- the LOC117853875 gene encoding BAG family molecular chaperone regulator 3, whose amino-acid sequence MLGATPKARKGEPAKLGSAKEAPPAAAPTAAGNGRVTAEEVWEVRPGGMLVQKRGGGVSDDEPSRNVKPVPTIRVKVKHAGVTHEIYISSEASFGELKKLVAAKTGLHPDDQKVLYKDKERDSKAFLDMAGVKDRSKLVVVEDPEAKARRLIEQRRNGHLEKAAKAVAAVTAEVDKLAPKVAALDASVRKGEKVAENDVVQVTELLMNELLRLDAVVADGDVKAQRRMQVKRVQKYVETLDAVAAKNAAIIRKSGEKAAAKQQPPPPQQQQQQQPRQQYNHHQQQQQPAAGQTRWEMFDLLSSLPSTSSASSTTTVSSTASSGAPPTNRLDWMLF is encoded by the exons ATGCTGGGAGCGACCCCCAAGGCGAGGAAAGGCGAGCCGGCGAAGCTGGGGTCGGCCAAggaggcgccgccggctgcggcaccgacggcggcggggaacgGCAGGGTGACGGCGGAGGAGGTGTGGGAGGTGCGGCCCGGCGGGATGCTGGTGCAGAAGAGGGGCGGCGGGGTGTCGGACGACGAGCCGTCGCGCAACGTGAAGCCGGTGCCCACCATCCGCGTCAAGGTCAAGCACGCCGGCGTCACGCACGAGATCTACATCAGCTCCGAGGCGTCCTTCG GGGAGCTGAAGAAGCTGGTGGCGGCGAAGACGGGGCTCCACCCGGACGACCAGAAGGTGCTGTACAAGGACAAGGAGCGGGACTCGAAGGCGTTCCTGGACATGGCCGGCGTCAAGGACCGCTCCaagctcgtcgtcgtcgaggaccCCGAGGCCAAGGCGCGGCGGCTCATCGAGCAGCGCCGCAACGGCCACCTCGAGAAGGCCGCCAAGGCCGTCGCCGCGGTCACCGCCGAGGTCGACAAGCTCGCCCCCAAG gtggcggcgctggaCGCGTCGGTGCGCAAGGGGGAGAAAGTGGCGGAGAACGACGTGGTCCAGGTGACGGAGCTGCTCATGAACGAGCTCCTCAGGCTCGACGCAGTGGTCGCCGACGGCGACGTCAAGGCGCAGAGGCGGATGCAG GTGAAGCGCGTGCAGAAGTACGTGGAGACGCTGGACGCGGTGGCGGCCAAGAACGCCGCCATCATCCGCAAATCCGGCGAGAAGGCCGCCGCcaagcagcagccaccgccgccgcaacagcagcagcagcagcagccgaggCAGCAGTACAatcaccaccagcagcagcagcagccggcggcggggcagaCGCGGTGGGAGATGTTCGACCTGCTGTCGTCGCTTCCATCCACATCCTCGGCGTCGTCGACGACCACCGTGAGCTCGACGGCGTCCtccggcgcgccgccgacgaACCGGCTGGACTGGATGCTCTTCTGA
- the LOC117851310 gene encoding peroxisomal membrane protein 11-5, with protein MTSLETVRGDLALVILYLNKAEARDKICRAIQYGSKFLSNGQPGPAQNVDKSTSLARKVFRLFKFVNDLHALISPPAKGTPLPLILLGKSKNAMLSTFLFLDQIVWAGRTGIYKNKERAEFLSRIAFYCFLGSNTCTTIIELAELQRLSKSMKKLEKELKHQELYKNEQYRMKLQKSNERLLALIKSSLDIVVAVGLLQLAPKKVTPRVTGAFGFASSLIACYQLLPSPAKSK; from the exons ATGACTTCTCTGGAGACCGTGAGAGGAGATCTTGCGCTGGTCATTTTGTACCTGAACAAGGCTGAAGCAAGAGATAAGATCTGTAGAGCTATACAGTATGGATCAAAGTTTCTGAGCAACGGACAACCAGGGCCCGCGCAGAATGTTGACAAGTCAACTAGTTTAGCTCGGAAAGTTTTCAGGCTTTTTAAG TTTGTCAATGACCTGCATGCTCTAATTAGTCCCCCTGCCAAAGGAACGCCACTTCCACTGATCTTACTCGGGAAG TCGAAGAATGCAATGCTGTCAACTTTCCTCTTCCTGGATCAAATTGTGTGGGCTGGGAGGACAGGAATATACAAG AACAAGGAGCGAGCGGAGTTCCTCAGCAGGATAGCATTCTATTGCTTCCTCGGTTCTAACACCTGCACAACCATTATTGAG CTAGCTGAGCTCCAACGGTTGTCCAAGTCAATGAAGAAGCTAGAGAAGGAGCTCAAGCACCAAGAGTTGTACAAG AACGAGCAATACCGGATGAAGCTGCAGAAGTCAAATGAGCGGCTTCTTGCTCTGATAAAATCCAGCCTCGACATAGTTGTTGCGGTGGGGTTACTGCAGCTGGCTCCAAAGAAGGTGACCCCCCGCGTCACCGGGGCGTTTGGCTTTGCCAGCTCGCTGATCGCGTGCTATCAG TTGCTTCCAAGCCCAGCCAAGAGCAAGTGA
- the LOC117852105 gene encoding uncharacterized protein: MDKFGVPAVTGEAMGIKNSTTTFTQSWGSTQGRLVRVEVLVLFSALIWILVELFGSRRRRYSQGFFRFFVWAVYTLFTVLVPYTIGLLQDGPFRDQTFVLWGTILLFIQVNVDSLSVYSIHDIEHRKRIFVQHLIQIILVLWLIVNCKGHNRSYTANIWIFWMLSVILTYTKYQSLSNASKKGGLLKLSKVVADYMMIEHEQIPRDFNPGTMEGYKYIFHGEEEVASLLPTAPEYRVKFTEATRRKCTTIDSVWRWIESQSTFNQEAMETLKDVALSFSLFKLLKRRLCGYEIGEAGLAKTLDFVLHGLISEEGNYVRAFGVIEMELSFLYDFLYTRFNTEYLGFKGLKVWFIVITVTVSNSISGPFSRHYHRSSLEQSVHGIDVTRWVTIVLLIIVLASYLLPLAKQYWRWDIVDDLHSHRRPTWSSGLNQTSSVKRKAKKSWQRALGQHSLLLNFDYHPRNMLSLLSLGLVDATRGGQKAGEKIKLADELIERVLSGFKESNGQLQDGQSALAKNQLGSQFSWACTLSTHIHKILVWHVGTTIAMDGHPVPPTGDHRVAKTLSDYCAYLVAFVPDMLPGHGYDTQRIFDAVVVEAWEIITGCDSISSRCEKLVMAVLPSNSSCTILELGGRLGRELRGVVPKEQRWKVLADFWAEFILFLAPSSNVEIHTEMLAAGGEFMTHLWALLTHAGILERPSTTDGARGNNGAPAHDLPV; the protein is encoded by the coding sequence ATGGACAAGTTTGGAGTACCCGCAGTCACCGGAGAAGCCATGGGGATCAAGAATTCCACCACAACCTTTACCCAGAGCTGGGGCAGCACTCAAGGTCGGCTGGTGCGCGTGGAAGTCCTCGTCCTCTTCAGCGCCTTGATCTGGATCCTCGTCGAGCTTTTTGGCTCACGCCGGCGACGGTATAGCCAGGGGTTCTTCCGCTTCTTTGTGTGGGCGGTGTACACACTCTTCACTGTGCTGGTCCCCTACACCATCGGATTGCTGCAGGATGGTCCCTTCCGTGACCAGACTTTCGTCCTATGGGGCAccatcctcctcttcatccAAGTGAATGTTGATTCCCTCTCAGTTTATAGCATACATGACATTGAGCACAGGAAGAGGATATTTGTGCAGCACTTGATACAGATCATCCTTGTGCTATGGCTGATTGTGAATTGCAAAGGTCACAACAGAAGTTACACTGCAAACATCTGGATATTCTGGATGCTGAGCGTCATTTTGACGTACACAAAGTATCAGAGTTTAAGCAACGCGAGCAAAAAAGGAGGTTTGCTGAAGCTGTCTAAAGTAGTCGCTGATTACATGATGATTGAGCATGAGCAAATACCTCGGGACTTCAACCCTGGAACCATGGAAGGGTACAAGTACATTTTCCACGGTGAAGAAGAAGTAGCTTCCCTGCTTCCCACCGCACCTGAATATAGAGTTAAATTTACAGAGGCCACAAGGAGAAAATGCACCACCATTGATTCCGTGTGGCGATGGATCGAGAGTCAGAGCACTTTCAACCAGGAAGCTATGGAAACACTGAAGGACGTTGCGCTCTCCTTCTCACTGTTTAAATTGTTGAAGCGGAGGTTGTGCGGATACGAGATTGGTGAAGCTGGCCTCGCCAAGACATTAGATTTCGTGCTTCATGGGCTCATCTCTGAAGAAGGTAACTATGTTCGTGCTTTTGGAGTTATAGAGATGGAGTTGTCATTCCTATATGATTTCCTCTATACAAGGTTCAACACAGAGTATTTGGGGTTTAAGGGCTTGAAAGTATGGTTTATCGTAATAACCGTTACTGTTTCAAATAGTATCTCAGGACCATTTAGCAGGCACTACCATCGCAGTAGTTTGGAACAGAGTGTTCATGGAATCGATGTTACTCGCTGGGTAACCATTGTGCTGCTTATCATTGTGTTAGCATCGTATCTTCTACCACTTGCCAAACAATACTGGAGGTGGGACATAGTGGACGACCTCCATTCCCACCGACGACCCACGTGGTCGTCAGGTTTGAATCAAACTTCTAGTGTAAAACGGAAAGCAAAAAAATCGTGGCAAAGAGCGCTTGGGCAGCACTCCCTGTTACTCAACTTCGACTACCACCCGAGGAATATGCTATCGCTTCTGTCACTAGGTCTGGTCGATGCAACAAGAGGAGGCCAGAAGGCTGGGGAAAAGATCAAGTTGGCAGATGAACTCATCGAGCGCGTCCTTTCTGGGTTCAAAGAGAGCAATGGGCAGTTACAAGATGGGCAATCGGCTCTAGCCAAAAATCAGCTGGGAAGCCAGTTCTCATGGGCCTGCACCCTGTCCACACATATACATAAGATTCTTGTATGGCACGTCGGGACGACCATCGCCATGGATGGTCACCCGGTTCCTCCAACCGGTGACCACCGTGTCGCCAAGACGCTGTCGGACTACTGCGCCTACCTGGTGGCTTTTGTTCCGGACATGCTGCCCGGCCATGGCTATGACACCCAGCGCATCTTCGACGCCGTGGTCGTGGAAGCTTGGGAAATCATCACCGGTTGTGACAGTATAAGCAGCCGGTGTGAGAAGCTGGTGATGGCGGTCTTGCCGAGCAACAGCAGCTGCACAATCCTGGAGCTGGGGGGCAGGCTCGGGAGGGAGCTCAGAGGAGTGGTTCCGAAGGAGCAAAGATGGAAGGTGTTGGCTGACTTCTGGGCCGAGTTCATCCTCTTCCTTGCGCCATCAAGCAATGTCGAGATCCACACTGAGATGCTTGCCGCTGGCGGGGAGTTCATGACCCATCTCTGGGCACTGCTCACACACGCCGGCATTCTGGAGCGCCCCTCTACGACCGACGGTGCGCGAGGTAACAACGGTGCCCCTGCACATGATTTACCTGTTTGA
- the LOC117853121 gene encoding uncharacterized protein — MKAIGSFGDWWWNLPSLRRRRKSGSRRRNNDDHRGRRRGGPPREPLSSSSSESIGQSSGWPVEFPFRQAVTAACLTFTGDTIAQVRDRIVDRRRGRSADSKELMPDMLLNHDWLRALRMASYGFLLYGPGSDAWYQFLDRCMPKQTFVNLSAKVILNQIVLVPCVIVMVFAWNYLWSGKLSELSSKYQNDAIPTLLYGVRFWTPVSVVNFGMIPLHARVTFMSTCSIFWNFYLSNTMNK, encoded by the exons ATGAAGGCCATCGGGAGCTTCGGCGATTGGTGGTGGAACCTCCcgtctctccgccgccgccgcaagtccggctcccgccgccgcaacAACGACGACCAccggggccgccgccgtggtggtcCCCCGCGGGAGCCgctctcgtcgtcctcctcggaGTCCATCGGCCAGAGCAGCGGCTGGCCCGTCGAGTTCCCCTTCAGGCAGGCGGTCACGGCCGCCTGCCTCACCTTCACCGGAGACACCATCGCGCAGGTCCGCGACCGCATCGTCGACCGCCGCCGAGGACGCAGCGCCGACAGCAAG GAACTGATGCCGGATATGTTGCTGAACCATGATTGGCTTCGTGCACTTCGTATGGCTTCCTATGGATTCCTTCTTTATGGCCCAGGATCCGATGCATGGTATCAGTTTCTTGATCGGTGCATGCCCAAGCAGACATTTGTAAATTTGTCCGCTAAG GTCATACTGAACCAGATCGTGCTTGTTCCTTGTGTTATTGTTATGGTTTTTGCTTGGAACTACTTATGGTCAGGGAAATTGTCAGAGCTGTCATCTAAATATCAGAATGATGCCATTCCTACACTTCTATACG GGGTTAGGTTTTGGACTCCTGTATCAGTTGTCAACTTTGG GATGATTCCTTTGCATGCTCGTGTTACCTTCATGTCCACTTGTTCCATTTTTTGGAACTTCTATTTATCTAATACTATGAACAAATGA